In Flavobacterium sp. N3904, one DNA window encodes the following:
- a CDS encoding rhodanese-related sulfurtransferase: MQLYNTLSAEERATMIDDAGKQRLTLSFYAYAQIQNPTQFRNELFLAWNPLEVLGRIYVAHEGINAQLSLPADHFYEFKNTIEQYDFMKGIRLNIAVEHDDHSFLKLTVKVRDKIVADGLVDETFDVTNIGIHLKAQEFNDLLEDPNTIVVDMRNHYESEIGHFTKAIRPDVDTFRESLPIIEEQLAEHKQDKKLLMYCTGGIRCEKASAYFKHKGFENVYQLEGGIIEYTRQVKAEGLESKFIGKNFVFDHRLGERITDDIVSQCHQCGAPCDVHTNCANEGCHLLFIQCESCKEKMYGCCSTECVTVIHLPEEEQKAIRRGIKNGNKIFKKGKSEVLTFKNNQDPLANVPNLSDLVKSKTVAKREPKIKKQYVGKGTHFFPKPSIAQFLIEENEINVGDKILIKGSTTGEQQLIIEEMFVNEIASAKAIAGETCTFKVPFRIRLSDKLYKILD, from the coding sequence ATGCAACTGTACAACACTTTAAGCGCAGAGGAAAGAGCCACTATGATTGACGATGCCGGAAAGCAACGTCTCACATTGTCTTTTTATGCCTACGCGCAAATTCAAAATCCAACACAATTTCGTAACGAATTATTTCTAGCTTGGAACCCTCTTGAGGTTCTGGGAAGAATTTATGTTGCCCACGAAGGTATCAATGCCCAACTTTCGCTTCCGGCAGATCATTTCTACGAATTCAAAAATACTATTGAACAATACGATTTTATGAAAGGAATCCGTTTGAACATTGCTGTAGAGCATGACGACCATTCCTTTTTGAAACTCACCGTAAAAGTCCGCGACAAAATCGTAGCCGATGGATTGGTTGACGAAACTTTTGACGTAACCAATATCGGAATTCACCTAAAAGCACAGGAATTCAACGATTTACTCGAAGATCCAAATACGATTGTGGTTGATATGCGCAACCATTACGAGTCCGAAATTGGTCATTTCACCAAAGCTATCAGACCCGATGTGGATACTTTTAGAGAATCATTACCAATCATCGAAGAGCAATTGGCCGAGCACAAACAAGACAAAAAACTATTGATGTATTGCACTGGTGGTATTCGTTGCGAAAAAGCCAGCGCTTACTTCAAACACAAAGGTTTCGAAAATGTCTATCAACTCGAAGGCGGTATTATCGAATACACCCGCCAAGTAAAAGCTGAAGGTCTTGAAAGCAAATTCATTGGTAAAAACTTTGTATTTGACCACCGCTTGGGCGAAAGAATTACAGACGACATCGTTTCGCAATGCCATCAATGTGGCGCACCTTGTGATGTACATACCAATTGTGCCAATGAAGGTTGTCATTTACTTTTCATCCAATGTGAATCCTGTAAAGAAAAAATGTATGGCTGTTGCTCCACCGAATGTGTAACGGTAATCCATCTTCCGGAAGAAGAACAAAAAGCCATTCGTAGAGGCATTAAAAACGGAAATAAAATCTTTAAAAAAGGAAAATCTGAGGTCTTGACGTTCAAGAACAATCAAGATCCTTTGGCAAATGTTCCTAATCTTAGCGATTTAGTGAAATCAAAAACTGTAGCTAAAAGAGAGCCCAAAATAAAAAAACAATACGTTGGAAAAGGAACCCACTTTTTTCCAAAACCAAGTATTGCCCAATTTTTGATTGAAGAAAATGAAATCAACGTTGGGGACAAAATCTTAATCAAAGGTTCAACAACCGGAGAGCAACAATTGATTATTGAAGAAATGTTTGTCAATGAAATTGCTTCCGCAAAAGCGATTGCTGGCGAGACTTGTACTTTTAAAGTGCCGTTTCGTATTCGCTTATCTGATAAATTATATAAAATTTTAGACTAA
- a CDS encoding peptidase U32 family protein, whose translation MTTNNKIELMAPAGNFESLQAGLDNGADSVYFGVEQLNMRARATVNFTMDDLPEIARRCEAKNVRSYLTLNTIIYDHDLSVVKTLLAKAKEANITAVIASDQAVIAMARGIGMEVHISTQLNVTNIETIRFYSLFADTMVLSRELSLRQVKSITSQIEKEQIKGPNGNLVEIEIFGHGALCMAVSGKCYLSLHSNNSSANRGACKQNCRKKYTVIDQETGFEIEVDNEYLMSPKDLCTLDFLDQVIDSGIQVLKIEGRGRAPEYVATVIKTYREAIDSYYEGTFSKEKVTVWMEALNTVYNRGFWAGYYLGQELGEWSDVSGSVATQKKVYVGKGTHFFPKAEIGQFKIEAYDIKVGDKILVTGPSTGAQEMIIKEMYVNDVTADKATKGDDCTLKLPFRIRMSDKLYKIVEA comes from the coding sequence ATGACAACAAACAACAAAATAGAATTAATGGCTCCCGCAGGAAACTTCGAGTCGTTACAAGCAGGATTAGACAACGGAGCCGATTCCGTTTACTTTGGTGTAGAACAATTGAATATGCGAGCCCGAGCAACGGTCAATTTCACGATGGATGATTTACCGGAAATCGCTCGTCGTTGCGAAGCCAAAAACGTTCGAAGTTATTTGACATTAAACACCATCATTTACGATCACGATTTATCGGTAGTGAAAACTTTATTGGCGAAAGCCAAAGAAGCTAACATAACAGCCGTAATTGCTTCCGATCAAGCTGTAATTGCGATGGCAAGAGGAATCGGCATGGAAGTTCATATTTCGACCCAATTGAACGTTACGAATATCGAAACCATCAGATTCTACAGCTTATTTGCCGACACGATGGTATTGAGTAGAGAGTTGAGTTTACGCCAAGTAAAAAGCATAACCTCCCAAATAGAAAAAGAACAAATCAAAGGGCCCAACGGCAACTTGGTAGAAATCGAAATCTTTGGTCACGGTGCTTTGTGTATGGCAGTTTCGGGAAAATGCTATTTGAGTCTGCATTCGAACAACTCCTCTGCAAACCGTGGTGCCTGCAAACAAAACTGCCGTAAAAAATACACCGTTATCGATCAGGAAACCGGTTTTGAAATTGAAGTAGATAATGAATATCTAATGTCGCCAAAAGATTTATGCACATTGGATTTTCTGGACCAAGTAATTGATTCCGGTATTCAAGTCTTGAAAATTGAAGGTCGTGGCCGTGCACCTGAATATGTGGCAACAGTAATCAAAACCTATCGTGAAGCAATTGACTCTTATTACGAAGGCACTTTCTCTAAAGAAAAAGTAACCGTTTGGATGGAAGCCCTTAATACAGTTTACAATCGTGGTTTTTGGGCAGGGTATTATCTCGGACAGGAATTAGGGGAATGGAGCGATGTTTCGGGATCGGTAGCTACGCAAAAGAAAGTATATGTGGGCAAAGGAACCCATTTTTTTCCAAAAGCCGAAATCGGTCAATTCAAGATCGAAGCTTACGATATCAAAGTGGGTGACAAAATATTGGTGACAGGACCAAGTACCGGAGCCCAGGAAATGATTATCAAAGAAATGTACGTAAATGATGTAACGGCAGACAAAGCTACGAAAGGCGACGATTGCACTTTAAAACTGCCTTTCAGAATTCGAATGTCCGACAAATTATACAAAATAGTTGAAGCCTAA
- a CDS encoding polyphosphate kinase 2 family protein, whose translation MSKNNNKDANNFEEKARDLSNVSKKELVKRAKNFSKQYCVGKNEDFRLKDYETKASFNLGPEGKPLVNETLQIGVDALAALQDILYAQDKWSLLIIFQAMDAAGKDGAIKHVMSGVNPQGCQVSSFKAPSPEDLDHDYLWRCQKHLPERGRIGIFNRSYYEEVLVVRVHEAILKGQKLPEKLITKDIWEDRFQDIRNFEKYLNRNGTIVIKFFLNVSKDEQKKRFIERVDDPDKNWKFSAADAKERGYWNDYMHAYEELIKNTSTEKSPWYVIPADNKSYARIAIASAIITALDEMDLEYPTVSAAKIAELNAVKKALLEEKD comes from the coding sequence ATGTCAAAAAACAATAATAAAGACGCAAATAATTTTGAAGAAAAAGCACGTGACTTGAGTAATGTGAGCAAAAAAGAGCTTGTTAAAAGAGCCAAGAATTTCTCAAAACAATATTGTGTTGGTAAAAACGAAGATTTTCGACTTAAGGACTATGAAACAAAAGCCAGTTTTAATTTAGGCCCAGAAGGAAAACCGTTAGTCAATGAAACACTGCAAATAGGTGTTGATGCGCTGGCTGCCCTGCAAGACATATTGTATGCACAAGACAAATGGTCACTTTTGATCATTTTTCAGGCAATGGATGCTGCAGGAAAAGATGGTGCCATCAAACATGTAATGTCTGGTGTAAATCCACAAGGTTGTCAAGTCTCTTCATTTAAAGCTCCAAGCCCCGAAGATTTAGATCATGATTATCTGTGGCGTTGTCAAAAACATTTGCCAGAACGAGGACGCATTGGAATTTTCAATCGTTCCTACTACGAAGAAGTTTTGGTAGTACGGGTTCATGAAGCTATTTTAAAAGGACAAAAACTTCCGGAGAAATTGATTACCAAAGATATTTGGGAAGACCGTTTTCAGGATATCCGAAATTTTGAAAAATATTTAAATAGAAATGGAACAATTGTCATAAAGTTTTTTCTAAACGTTTCCAAAGACGAACAAAAAAAACGTTTTATCGAAAGGGTAGACGATCCAGACAAAAACTGGAAATTTAGCGCCGCCGATGCCAAAGAACGTGGTTATTGGAATGATTACATGCACGCTTACGAAGAGTTAATCAAAAACACCTCAACCGAAAAATCACCTTGGTATGTCATTCCTGCCGACAATAAATCGTATGCCCGAATCGCCATCGCTTCAGCCATTATTACTGCTTTAGATGAAATGGACTTGGAATATCCTACTGTAAGTGCTGCCAAAATAGCCGAATTGAATGCCGTTAAAAAAGCATTACTTGAAGAGAAAGACTAA
- a CDS encoding efflux RND transporter periplasmic adaptor subunit, whose protein sequence is MNTLRKFITLIVLFILSTVWFSCKKESAPEIKTLEISVAEVLQEDVKLESEYTGQSFGQSDIQINPRVDGLIESLNFKEGNAVTKGQLLYTIDPLPYQEKVNIAKGDLAESQARLAKSKSDFEMIEPLAKINAVSQRELIAAKSTYNASIARIEASKATLENAKIELGYCRIIAPISGLIGISKVRVGDYVQPGSSTVLNTISDIGNVRVRFTMSEQEFLRIFREIKKDNSSLKGSGELVSLLLSDGSVYPQAGKISFADRQIDPTTGAVTFEASFPNPDRLIRPGQYVKILLVTDIRKNALIIPQRAVIEMQGISQVYVLDKDNKVQMKIIQIGPSYKDGYIVTDGLTAEDKIALGGTSLLKSGSVITPKITEWIPGKAQQ, encoded by the coding sequence ATGAATACGCTAAGAAAATTTATAACCCTTATTGTTTTATTTATATTGTCAACTGTTTGGTTCTCTTGTAAAAAGGAATCAGCACCTGAAATCAAAACACTTGAAATTTCAGTAGCTGAGGTTTTGCAAGAAGATGTGAAGCTTGAGTCTGAATATACTGGACAATCTTTTGGTCAATCCGATATTCAAATTAATCCCAGAGTTGATGGTTTGATAGAAAGTCTCAATTTTAAAGAGGGAAATGCAGTAACGAAGGGACAGCTGCTTTATACTATAGATCCGCTACCCTATCAAGAAAAAGTTAATATCGCAAAAGGGGATTTGGCAGAGTCACAAGCACGTTTGGCAAAATCAAAATCTGATTTTGAAATGATTGAACCTTTGGCTAAAATTAACGCTGTAAGTCAACGTGAATTAATAGCCGCAAAGTCAACTTATAATGCTTCAATTGCAAGAATAGAAGCTTCTAAGGCAACTCTTGAAAACGCAAAAATAGAATTGGGATATTGCAGAATTATCGCTCCGATTTCTGGATTAATTGGCATTTCAAAAGTAAGAGTTGGTGATTATGTGCAGCCTGGATCATCAACAGTACTGAATACCATATCCGATATAGGAAATGTAAGGGTGCGTTTTACTATGAGTGAGCAAGAATTTCTTCGAATTTTTAGAGAAATAAAAAAGGATAATTCTAGTTTAAAAGGGTCTGGAGAATTAGTCTCATTGTTGTTGTCAGATGGATCTGTTTACCCACAAGCAGGAAAAATAAGTTTTGCAGACAGACAAATTGATCCAACCACAGGTGCTGTAACATTTGAAGCTTCATTTCCTAATCCTGACAGATTGATTCGTCCTGGTCAATATGTAAAAATTCTTTTGGTAACGGATATTCGTAAAAATGCATTAATAATTCCACAAAGAGCCGTTATAGAAATGCAGGGGATCAGCCAGGTTTATGTTTTGGATAAAGACAATAAAGTGCAGATGAAAATTATACAAATCGGACCTTCTTACAAAGATGGATATATTGTTACGGATGGATTAACAGCAGAGGATAAAATTGCATTGGGGGGTACATCCTTATTGAAAAGTGGAAGCGTTATAACTCCAAAGATTACTGAGTGGATTCCAGGTAAAGCTCAACAATAA
- a CDS encoding SulP family inorganic anion transporter, which produces MMISKIFPISVWIAAYNTKTLKSDFIAGITLAAYGIPVSLAYATLAGLPPQYGIYGYLIGGLFYALLGTSKQLAIGPTSAISLLIGTTIADMAHGDVQRWADIASLTALVFAGMAILAYLLRLSGIINFISETVLVGFKAGAAITIGLTQLPKLFGIKGGGDNFLDRVLTLIQQLPDTNIAVFTFGITAIFILIVGEKKAPGRPIAILVVILSILIISTTSLGLQGFKTVGVIPTGLPEFHLPSLRISDVDGVLPLAMACFLLSYIESVSAGRTLAQKNGYNIDPRQELLALGIANAAVALGQGYPVAGGLSQSAVNDTAGAKTPLSLVFTSAAIAICLLFLTGFLQNLPTVVLAAIVLVAIRGLFDVVELKHLYKINKQEFYVAMIALVGVLIWGILTGVLLAAIVTLLLLIKATSKPTVAFLGRIPGTKRYTDIARHPDNENIEGVLIVRIESAILYFNSEFIKEQLWLKINSESDSLKNVILDLNSSPRIDIAGARFLKQLFIDLKAKNISLKIAEARSEVRDTLRSENLEALLGHISRSVSVDDLVVEATKK; this is translated from the coding sequence ATGATGATTTCAAAAATTTTTCCTATCAGTGTCTGGATTGCAGCATACAATACCAAAACCTTAAAAAGTGACTTTATTGCCGGAATTACCTTGGCTGCCTATGGAATTCCGGTATCGCTCGCTTATGCAACTCTCGCTGGGCTTCCTCCTCAATACGGAATTTATGGTTATCTGATTGGCGGTTTATTTTATGCACTATTGGGTACAAGCAAGCAATTAGCCATTGGTCCCACATCGGCAATTTCCTTACTTATAGGAACAACCATTGCTGATATGGCCCATGGAGATGTACAGCGTTGGGCCGATATTGCCTCGCTCACTGCCTTAGTTTTTGCAGGAATGGCAATACTTGCTTATCTATTAAGGTTGAGTGGGATTATCAATTTTATCAGCGAAACCGTTTTGGTTGGTTTCAAAGCGGGTGCTGCCATAACCATTGGTTTAACCCAGTTACCCAAACTATTTGGCATAAAAGGAGGCGGTGACAATTTTCTAGATCGCGTACTTACACTTATTCAACAACTACCAGACACCAATATCGCTGTATTTACTTTTGGCATTACCGCCATTTTCATACTAATTGTTGGCGAAAAAAAAGCGCCTGGTCGACCCATAGCTATACTTGTTGTAATACTTTCGATTTTAATTATTTCGACAACATCATTAGGCCTACAAGGGTTTAAAACAGTTGGAGTTATACCTACAGGGCTACCTGAATTTCATTTGCCTTCACTACGAATAAGTGATGTAGACGGAGTACTTCCGCTCGCAATGGCTTGTTTTCTATTATCCTATATCGAAAGCGTATCGGCGGGAAGAACATTGGCGCAAAAAAATGGATACAACATTGACCCTCGACAAGAATTACTGGCGCTTGGTATTGCCAATGCTGCCGTGGCGTTAGGCCAAGGATATCCTGTTGCAGGAGGCTTGTCACAATCTGCTGTAAACGATACAGCTGGAGCCAAAACACCATTATCTTTAGTATTTACATCAGCAGCAATTGCCATCTGCCTGTTGTTTTTAACCGGATTTCTCCAAAATTTGCCAACCGTAGTTTTGGCCGCTATTGTATTGGTAGCCATAAGAGGCCTTTTTGACGTAGTAGAATTAAAACACCTTTATAAGATCAACAAACAGGAATTTTACGTTGCCATGATTGCCCTTGTAGGGGTTCTCATTTGGGGAATCTTAACAGGTGTTTTGCTGGCTGCCATCGTTACTTTGCTGTTATTAATCAAAGCAACTTCAAAACCCACTGTCGCTTTCTTGGGCAGAATTCCCGGGACCAAACGCTATACCGACATTGCCAGACATCCAGACAACGAAAATATAGAAGGCGTATTGATTGTTCGAATCGAATCGGCGATTTTGTATTTTAATTCCGAATTTATAAAAGAACAACTATGGCTCAAAATCAATAGCGAATCTGACTCCTTAAAAAACGTAATATTGGACCTAAATTCCTCTCCCCGAATCGATATTGCCGGAGCTCGTTTTTTGAAACAGCTTTTTATCGATTTGAAAGCCAAAAATATTTCATTAAAAATTGCCGAAGCCCGTTCCGAAGTTCGCGACACATTACGTTCAGAAAATCTGGAAGCACTTTTGGGTCACATTAGCCGTTCTGTTTCGGTAGATGATTTAGTAGTTGAAGCGACAAAAAAATAA